Proteins found in one Anopheles aquasalis chromosome 3, idAnoAquaMG_Q_19, whole genome shotgun sequence genomic segment:
- the LOC126574922 gene encoding regulation of nuclear pre-mRNA domain-containing protein 1B: protein MSSFTETGLVKKLLDLNSSQQSIQTLSLWLIHHRKHHSIIVKTWLKELAKAPAAKKLTYMYLANDVIQNSKKKGPEFGREFEHVLLKAFRYIAQSSPEPKTINSLNRILNIWGERGVYEEPKIKEYSAALNEGETARVEPVNGSEKKRKPETVLSDVLTESNKKARPTVGVTVEKKAKSEVVEVNGKVETHITLSPHQPDGDPPEPEELIKVILELENSASSDAVVRERIANLKPEVSELAAINKLEDKEAAIKLATDVNDAIKILNDYNARLATEMEDRKKLTTMLRDFQREQQELLLQAENRLEEYQKKLAKIKEVQKEVRNHMNNLPDLTSLPDVTGGLAPLPSAGDLFNVHH, encoded by the exons atgtcgtCGTTTACGGAAACGGGGCTGGTTAAAAAGCTGCTGGATCTCAACAGCAGCCAACAGAGCATCCAAACGCTGTCCCTGTGGCTCATCCATCACCGCAAGCACCACTCGATCATCGTGAAAACGTGGCTGAAAGAGCTGGCCAAAG CTCCGGCGGCGAAGAAACTCACCTACATGTACCTGGCCAACGATGTGATACAGAACAGCAAGAAGAAGGGGCCCGAGTTTGGGCGTGAGTTCGAGCATGTGCTGCTCAAGGCCTTCCGCTACATCGCACAATCCTCACCGGAGCCCAAAACTATCAACAGTCTCAACCGCATCCTCAACATCTGGGGCGAGCGGGGTGTATACGAGGAGCCGAAGATCAAAGAATACTCTGCCGCCCTGAACGAGGGCGAAACGGCCCGGGTGGAGCCCGTGAACGGTAGCGAGAAGAAGCGCAAACCCGAAACCGTGCTCAGCGACGTACTGACGgagagcaacaaaaaggcTCGCCCTACCGTAGGTGTtacggtggagaagaaggccAAGAGTGAGGTGGTCGAGGTGAACGGAAAGGTGGAAACGCACATTACTCTCAGCCCGCACCAGCCCGATGGTGATCCGCCAGAACCGGAAGAGCTGATCAAGGTGatcctggagctggagaattCGGCCTCCAGTGATGCGGTCGTACGGGAACGAATCGCAAACCTGAAACCGGAAGTGTCGGAACTGGCGGCAATAAACAAGCTGGAAGACAAAGAGGCTGCCATCAAGCTGGCGACAGAT GTGAACGATGCCATAAAGATACTGAACGACTACAATGCTCGTCTCGCGACGGAGATGGAGGATCGTAAAAAGCTGACCACCATGTTACGTGACTTTcagcgggagcagcaggagctactgCTGCAAGCCGAGAACCGCCTGGAG GAGTATCAAAAGAAGCTGGCTAAAATCAAAGAAGTACAAAAGGAGGTCCGGAATCATATGAACAACCTTCCCGATTTGACCTCGTTACCGGACGTAACGGGTGGTTTAGCACCACTGCCGTCTGCAGGCGACCTGTTCAACGTGCATCATTAG
- the LOC126576346 gene encoding intraflagellar transport protein 172 homolog produces MQLKFIKTIVEAQDHMYRIAGLCWSPNNNKLAVGTADRAILLFDEQGERRDKFSTKASDPNAGKNSYVIRGITFSPDSSRLAVAQSDSIVYVYKLGEQWNEKKVICNKFPQGAAVTCITWLAGGLIVAGLEDGKVRSLYCKNNKSKTLYATESMVVTLAQNSKGTGFLSGHDDGSVVRYQMAEEPGEPTGRLLQHPVAPVALAWPQGGIVVAGCDKKICFYDLQGRPMRTFDYARDEVEREFTVAASSPNGQAVAIGSYDRLRIFSWSPRQNAWAESLCKTIPNLYTVTALCWRKDGSRLTVGSLCGAVLAYESVLRRTIWQDKFELTFVAPSQVLLRSLHEPITTMLVESQLGLEIDDIRIMGKDCYLVGRTEDSLILCDLTRSLTSEIPWIATGRHERFYFENPTVALIFNAGELSLVEYGENYILGSVRTEFVNPHVISVRLNERGNTRNNKKLAYLLDMKTVCVVDLMLQSTIAQISHDSKIDWLELSETGHKLLFRDRKMRLVLVDVGSGHKQTLLSKVAFVQWVPSSDVAVAQSDSNLAVWYNIDLPEHVTMMPVRGDVVDVLREDGRTEIITREAASEHVYPLDEGLVEFGTAVNDSDFGRAVFYLESLGDRPAAKAMWHNLANIALAQQNLRVAQRCFAALGNASKMYYIEEMIKIAEQYEETTGPGMSCPEVRAMMALLGGDLRTAERIYIEQGDIEAALAMYTKLRRWDDAIKLAERRGYHGLKELKEAQMEYLLSTGQEEKAGEVLEERGEKDKAMTLYMKANKPVKAAKLALKTPNLLSNENLITRVSAALVKAELFELAAELANRTGQQQAAIGLYRKGGAYARAIELARYVSPDDVTSLEEEWGDWLVGKRQLDASISHYIEAGCTVKALEAAVGAKQWRKAVQIAKVVDDPDEIQKYAVELAEHLCQIGDVKTAEELLVRAEMYREAVQLLNRHGQWEKAFDIAERFLPTGEVREMFVDLAKGLERDGKYRDAERVLLTVNEPDLAITMYKELELYDSMIRLVERYHKSQLEETHLALARQLETKGRLKNAEVHFLAANDWKAAVHMYCQASKWEDAHRVAKQKGGKGASEQVAFMWAKSLPIEGAARLLTKMNLLDSCVSYACEAGQFDFALDLCKASGRSADEVHLKIAMALEDDGKFTEAEAEFLLANKPREAIMMHTHSGDWKAALRVAESYLPEAVHEVLLGQANAALEGRNYPEYEALMIRADRPDLILAHYREHNMIAEALRIAKEYVPGAVPELQKLYTRVSRGAAGESTDSRYLLQKASEFARNEEFRRATECLLQIGESNADEATITRALLRAAEICNQFLEGPEAIEIARELGPRLVEINQIGPAAQLFLAAELPQEAVDVFIRTDNWNKARRLAKEIDPQLVAYVEAQQKARLRNQGNVEQLADIDMLGALDLLAEQGQWTRCIEKAKQHSVPVLQKYMAQYAAQLIRDGDCVAALNLYLEHGVPPVSANFNIYNRIALECYALREPEGVGVWKNLRQFLLNVVQAVRGTDQAEPEVIDRFEQLLVIAHYYAARAACRQAPALQSIAVKISVAMLRYTDIIPCDKGYYEAGMDLRGMGRESEAFVILNHYLDVCEAIEEGSGNLVDHSDLSATDFPSSVPIPAELHLKNEQQLHEEIREWVLAVSMDQKVDQVLPTDDRNLYESSLGLSDQACLVSGYPVMGRQPVVFQRTHRSANRDAWSKLTVAARMAPQTDIPQVIEFIEKWCGPANFLSG; encoded by the exons ATGCAgttaaaatttattaaaaccaTTGTCGAAGCTCAG GATCATATGTACCGCATCGCTGGCCTATGCTGGtcaccaaacaacaataagCTAGCGGTAGGGACTGCCGACCGAGCAATCCTGCTATTCGACGAACAGGGTGAACGACGAGACAAATTCTCGACAAAGGCCAGCGACCCGAATGCGGGCAAAAACTCGTAcgtaatccgtggcatcacatTCAGCCCGGACTCCAGCCGGCTAGCGGTGGCCCAGAGCGACAGCATCGTGTACGTCTACAAGCTAGGCGAACaatggaacgaaaagaaagtgaTCTGCAACAAATTCCCCCAAGGGGCGGCCGTTACCTGCATCacctggctggccggtggtcTGATCGTGGCTGGCCTAGAGGACGGAAAGGTGCGATCACTGTACTGCAAGAAcaacaaatcgaaaacactCTACGCCACCGAAAGCATGGTGGTAACGCTGGCCCAAAACTCCAAGGGTACCGGTTTCCTTTCCGGCCACGATGATGGTTCCGTGGTGCGGTACCAGATGGCCGAGGAACCGGGTGAACCAACGGGACGTCTTCTGCAGCATCCCGTAGCTCCCGTGGCCCTTGCATGGCCTCAAGGGGGGATTGTGGTGGCCGGATGTGACAAGAAAATTTGTTTCTACGATCTGCAGGGACGTCCGATGCGCACCTTCGACTATGCCCGGGACGAAGTGGAGCGCGAGTTTACGGTGGCGGCCTCCAGTCCCAACGGACAAGCGGTAGCCATCGGGAGCTACGATCGGTTGCGTATTTTCAGCTGGAGTCCACGGCAGAATGCCTGGGCTGAGTCACTGTGCAAAACGATCCCGAACCTGTACACCGTGACGGCCCTCTGCTGGCGAAAGGATGGTTCCCGATTGACCGTGGGCTCTCTCTGTGGAGCCGTGCTAGCGTACGAGTCGGTGCTACGGCGCACCATTTGGCAGGACAAATTTGAGCTCACATTCGTGGCACCAAGTCAAGTGTTGCTGCGATCACTGCACGAACCGATCACGACGATGCTCGTCGAATCCCAGCTCGGGCTCGAGATCGACGATATCAGGATAATGGGCAAGGATTGCTATCTGGTCGGACGTACCGAGGACTCGTTGATCCTGTGCGATCTAACGCGATCGTTGACGAGCGAAATCCCTTGGATCGCTACCGGGCGTCACGAGCGGTTCTACTTCGAAAACCCAACCGTTGCGCTCATCTTCAATGCCGGAGAGCTATCGCTGGTGGAGTACGGGGAGAATTACATCCTGGGATCGGTGCGCACCGAGTTCGTCAATCCGCATGTCATCTCGGTGCGGTTGAACGAGCGGGGCAATACGCGGAACAACAAGAAGCTGGCCTATCTGTTGGACATGAAGACGGTTTGTGTGGTGGACCTGATGCTCCAGTCGACGATCGCACAGATTTCACACGATTCCAAAATTGATTGGCTCGAGTTGAGTGAAACTGGCCATAAGCTACTGTTCCGTGATCGCAAGatgcggctggtgctggtggatgtaGGCAGTGGCCACAAGCAGACGCTCCTGTCGAAGGTTGCCTTCGTCCAGTGGGTACCGTCGAGCGATGTAGCCGTGGCCCAGTCCGATTCCAATCTGGCCGTTTGGTACAACATTGATCTGCCGGAGCACGTCACGATGATGCCGGTACGCGGTGATGTGGTGGATGTGCTGCGAGAGGATGGCCGAACTGAGATCATAACACGAGAAGCCGCATCCGAGCACGTCTATCCGCTCGACGAGGGTTTGGTGGAGTTCGGAACGGCCGTCAATGATAGTGATTTCGGACGGGCCGTTTTCTATCTCGAATCGCTCGGTGATCGTCCTGCGGCCAAGGCGATGTGGCACAATCTGGCCAACATTGCGCTTGCCCAGCAGAATTTGCGAGTGGCTCAGCGTTGCTTTGCCGCACTGGGGAATGCGTCGAAGATGTACTACATCGAGGAGATGATTAAGATTGCGGAGCAGTACGAGGAAACGACCGGTCCTGGGATGAGCTGTCCCGAGGTTAGAGCAATGATGGCACTGCTAGGAGGTGATCTGAG AACCGCCGAGCGTATCTACATCGAACAAGGCGACATCGAGGCTGCTCTGGCCATGTACACGAAGCTGCGTCGTTGGGATGATGCCATTAAGCTAGCGGAGCGTCGTGGCTACCATGGGTTGAAAGAGCTGAAGGAAGCGCAGATGGAGTATCTCCTTAGCACCGGCCAAGAGGAAAAGGCTGGTGAAGTGCTTGAGGAGCGTGGCGAGAAAGACAAAGCGATGACACTGTACATGAAGGCGAACAAACCGGTGAAAGCGGCCAAGCTTGCCCTCAAGACACCTAATTTGTTATCGAACGAGAATCTTATCACTCGCGTATCGGCTGCCTTGGTTAAAGCTG AGCTTTTCGAATTGGCTGCCGAGCTGGCCAATCGAACCGGACAACAGCAAGCTGCTATCGGTCTGTACCGGAAGGGTGGTGCCTATGCCAGGGCGATCGAGCTCGCTCGTTACGTGTCCCCCGATGATGTGACCAGCCTGGAGGAGGAATGGGGTGACTGGTTGGTGGGAAAGCGCCAGTTGGATGCCTCCATTAGCCACTACATCGAGGCCGGCTGTACGGTGAAAGCGCTGGAAGCGGCAGTCGGTGCCAAGCAATGGCGTAAGGCGGTCCAGATCGCCAAAGTAGTGGACGATCCGGACGAGATTCAAAAGTACGCCGTCGAGCTGGCTGAACACCTGTGCCAGATAGGGGACGTGAAGACGGCCGAagagctgctggtgcgtgcCGAGATGTACCGGGAAGCGGTCCAACTGCTCAACCGTCATGGCCAGTGGGAGAAGGCGTTCGATATTGCCGAGCGCTTCCTACCGACCGGTGAGGTACGTGAGATGTTTGTCGATCTGGCCAAGGGTCTTGAGCGTGACGGAAAATATCGGGACGCCGAGCGAGTCCTATTGACCGTGAACGAACCCGATCTAGCGATCACTATGTACAAGGAGCTCGAGCTGTACGATTCCATGATACGGTTGGTCGAGCGTTATCACAAGAGTCAACTCGAGGAAACACATCTAGCGCTAGCACGCCAGCTCGAAACGAAGGGACGCCTCAAGAACGCCGAAGTGCACTTTCTGGCAGCGAACGATTGGAAAGCGGCAGTACACATGTACTGCCAGGCCAGCAAATGGGAGGACGCACATCGTGTGGCCAAGCAGAAGGGTGGCAAGGGTGCCTCGGAACAGGTGGCGTTTATGTGGGCCAAATCACTACCGATCGAAGGTGCCGCTCGGTTGCTCACGAAGATGAACCTTCTCGATAGCTGCGTGTCGTACGCCTGCGAGGCTGGCCAGTTTGATTTTGCGCTCGATCTGTGCAAGGCCAGTGGCCGATCGGCGGATGAGGTACATCTGAAGATCGCGATGGCACTGGAGGATGATGGGAAGTTCACTGAGGCCGAAGCTGAGTTTCTGTTGGCGAATAAACCACGCGAAGCGATCATGATGCATACGCACAGTGGTGACTGGAAGGCGGCCCTGCGTGTGGCAGAAAGTTACCTACCAGAGGCCGTCCACGAGGTACTGTTGGGGCAGGCTAATGCGGCCCTGGAGGGTCGGAACTATCCCGAGTACGAAGCGTTGATGATAAGGGCCGATCGTCCCGATCTCATTCTGGCGCACTACCGCGAACACAACATGATTGCCGAAGCACTGCGCATCGCCAAGGAGTACGTACCGGGTGCGGTACCGGAGCTGCAGAAACTCTACACGCGCGTTAGCCGTGGAGCAGCCGGAGAGTCCACTGACTCACGCTACCTGCTCCAGAAAGCATCGGAGTTCGCGCGAAACGAAGAGTTCCGCCGAGCGACGGAGTGTTTGCTGCAGATCGGGGAATCGAACGCCGATGAAGCGACCATTACCCGGGCACTGCTAAGGGCGGCCGAGATCTGCAACCAGTTTCTCGAAGGACCGGAAGCGATCGAGATCGCTCGCGAGCTAGGGCCACGGTTGGTGGAGATCAACCAGATCGGACCAGCCGCTCAGCTATTTCTTGCCGCCGAACTGCCCCAGGAAGCGGTCGATGTGTTTATCCGAACCGACAACTGGAACAAAGCGCGCCGGCTAGCCAAAGAGATCGATCCGCAGCTTGTCGCTTACGTGGAGGCCCAACAGAAGGCACGTCTCCGTAATCAGGGCAACGTGGAGCAGCTGGCCGACATCGATATGCTGGGAGCACTGGATCTGCTCGCCGAACAGGGCCAGTGGACGCGCTGCATCGAGAAAGCCAAGCAACACAGCGTACCGGTGCTGCAAAAGTACATGGCACAGTACGCGGCGCAGCTAATCCGTGACGGTGACTGTGTGGCCGCACTCAATCTCTACCTGGAACACGGCGTACCACCGGTGAGCGCAAACTTCAACATTTACAACCGAATCGCACTGGAGTGCTATGCGTTGCGTGAACCGGAGGGAGTGGGAGTTTGGAAGAACCTACGGCAGTTCCTGCTGAACGTGGTACAGGCCGTCCGTGGTACGGATCAGGCCGAACCGGAagtgatcgatcggttcgagcAGCTGCTCGTCATTGCGCACTACTACGCCGCACGTGCCGCCTGTCGTCAAGCACCGGCACTGCAGTCGATCGCTGTGAAGATCTCGGTGGCGATGCTCCGGTACACCGACATTATCCCTTGCGATAAGGGTTACTACGAGGCCGGTATGGATTTGCGTGGAATGGGGCGTGAATCCGAGGCATTCGTCATCCTCAATCACTATCTGGATGTTTGCGAAGCGATCGAGGAAGGTTCGGGGAATTTGGTGGATCATTCGGATCTTTCGGCGACCGATTTTCCCAGCTCGGTCCCGATTCCGGCCGAGCTGCATCTGAAGAACGAACAGCAGCTACACGAGGAGATCCGCGAGTGGGTGCTGGCCGTTAGTATGGACCAGAAGGTGGACCAGGTGTTACCGACCGATGATCGTAATCTGTACGAGTCCAGTCTTGGGCTGTCGGATCAGGCGTGTCTTGTTAGTGGCTATCCGGTGATGGGCCGACAGCCGGTCGTGTTCCAGCGGACGCACCGATCGGCGAATCGTGATGCGTGGAGTAAATTGACGGTAGCGGCACGGATGGCTCCGCAGACCGACATCCCACAGGTGATCGAGTTTATCGAAAAGTGGTGCGGACCAGCTAATTTTCTTTCGGGTTAA